The Priestia koreensis genomic interval AAATTCGACTTGATCAAGCGATTGAGGTGGAATTGCTGAAGGAAATAGACCCTCTTTTTAAAAGAGAGATTGTGACAAATGAGAACGAGCTCCGTGTGATCGTACATACCCAAGAGCAGGACAAGCCGTTTCAAGCCCTAAAGGGTCGCTTAGACTTACAAAGGTGGATGTTTGGTCATCAGCTTGTTGAAAAGGTACGTGATCATGCGTATACGCGCTTGCATTTGGTCGTCTGTCCAGAAAACATTGTGTTTAATAAAGGAATGGAGCCATTTTTTCTTCATTACGGAGTGAAAGAGAGTCTACCACCGTATGAAAAAAACGAGGAACGCTTGTTTAATGAGCTGAAAGCAACCGTTGCAGCAGCGGTGGATACGAAGTATTCATTCTTTCAATATTTGACACAGCATAAAACGCTTCAGCTTTCAGAAGATACGAAGCGAATTATTGAATGTGATACTACGACGTCTCTTTTACACGTTTTAGAAGAGCGCATTGATCAAATTGATCGACATGAGCGTTCGCTCGTTCGGATGCCGAAAAAGAAGTGGAACTGGCTACGTTACAGTACGATTGGATTAAGCGTGCTGCTCATTCCAGCTGTCGCATACATCGTGTACGCTCTCTTTTTTCAACAACCAAAACAAGAGGCATTTATGGATGCAAACAAGGCATTTATCCAAGAAAACTATAGCGCGGTGGCCGACGCTCTAGAAGCATATGATGTGGATGAGATGCCGATGCTCATTAAATACGAGCTTTCACGTTCCTACGTCATGAATAAAAATCTTCCACAAGAAGCAACGGCAAATATTTTAAACGCCATTACGCTTCAGTCAGACGAGGATTACTTAAATTACTGGATTTACATTGGGCGTGGAGAAGGAAAAGCAGCGCTTGATATAGCGCGTACCATTGATGAGCGAGATCTCATTATTATGGCGCTTAATACGTATACAAGTGAATTGAAGTCTGATAATGACTTGGCAGTAGATGAGCGTCAGCAAAAGCTAGACGAGGTAAAGCAAGAGCTTACAGAGTTCAAAGATGAGATTAAAAAGGAAGAAGAGGAAGCAGCTAAGCAAGCAGAAGAGGAAAATGAATCATCCTCACCTAGCACGCCGGCGCAAACGGCACCTGCGAAGCCAAGTACTACTCAGCCTTCTAAACCAGCTCAAAATCAACCTGCGGGGCAGAAGCCAGCGACAGAAAAGCCTGCTACAGGTGCAAATAATCCATCATAAGCAGGAGGTGAATGAGAATGATGCTATGGATTTTTCATAATGAAGCGTACCAGCAGTTAGCAATCGACCCGACGACTTTTCGATTAGCGACCATCGGGCCGAGCTATGATGATACGATAACGGTTTCTTCTTTTTCTTTCGAAAAGGGAGAAATAACCATTACTAAGAACGATGATACAGGAGGGCTATCTCTTTCACAAGGGGATAAAGTAGTAGGAGAGCTTGTCGCCTATGAGCCTCTTCGCCTATCTGAAGGTGATCAGCTTATTACCCTTTTAGTGACACCCTCACCGGTAAACAAAGGAACGTATTACATCGGAAAGCATCCTGAGCTTTTTTTATCGGGCGAACACGGAACAATTGTTCAAACAGAAAGTCTGATTCACGAAGGACAGGACGTGAAGCTACTCCGTCTAGGAACGTCATGGACATTGTTCCCTGGTCGATCACCTGTGTACGTAAACGGAAATGTGGTTCACGAAGAGCACTCCTTACAAGCGGGTGACCTAATTTTTTGGTCGGCTATGACGTTGCGCTTGGTCGAAGACGACCTGCTAGAAGTTATTAGCTGGAGAGACTTTGAAACAACGCTGTCGGTGACTGAGCAGCCAATATCAGAAATGAAAAAGAAATATCCGTTTTATCGTCGTACACCTCGTATGATGTACGACCTACCCGATGACAAGGTGCAGCTGTCGTTTCCTATTCAAGATAACGATGACGGAGGAAGAAGCTTATGGCTCACGATTTTACCACCGCTTGTGATGATGGTGGTAATGGGAGTAGTGGCCATTATTCAGCCGCGCGGACTGTTTATGATTGTTTCAGTTATGATGTTTACGACAACGTTAGTCGTATCAACGGTTCAATATTTCAAGGATAAAAAGATGCGCAGAGAAAAAAAAGAACGCCGAACGCGTATTTACTCCAAATACTTGGAAAATAAGCGTGAAGAGCTTTATCACGTATCAGAATCTCAGCGTGACATTTTGCACTATCACTTTCCAACGTTCGATCGAATGAAATACTTAACGCAGCAAATTTCCGATCGTATTTGGGAGCGCACCGTTGAGCACGAGGATTTCTTAGAAGTTCGTTTAGGGGTAGGAAGCGTTCCAGCAAGCTATACGATTTCCATGAATAACGCAGATATGTCGAATCGCGAAATGGACGAGCTGATGGAGCAGTCGCAGGAGCTTGAGAAAATATATCGCGAGGTTCAAAATGCTCCGGTTACAGCTCATCTTGGGCACGGTGCAATGGGGATTATCGGAAAGAAAACGACGGTGAAAAAGGAACTGCAGCAGATGATCGGGCAGTTAGCCTTCGCTCATAGCTATCATGATGTGCGCTTTGTGCTGATTTTTGATGAAGCGGATTACAGCGAGTGGGAATGGCTCAAATGGCTTCCACACTTTCAGCTCCCTCATACATATGCAAAGGGCTTCATCTACAATGAGCAATCACGCGATCAGCTCCTTTCATCGATTTATGAGCTCATTCGCGAGCGAGATTTAAGTGAAGAAAAGGAAAAACGTGTATTTCTTCCTCATTTTGTCTTCATCATTGCGAATCAATCACTAATCGCTGATCACGTTATTTTAGAATACTTAGAGGGTGAACATCCTCATCTTGGCTTCTCTACCATCTTTGCAACAGAAGCGAAGGAGAGCTTAACAGAGCACATTCATACGTTAATTCGCTATGTGAATGAGGAAAAGGGCGAGATTTTAATTCAGCGTAAAAAGGCGGTTACGATTCCTTTTGCTCTCGATCAGCATCGTACAGAAGACAACGAGCCGTATGCACGTATGCTTCGTACCCTTATTCACCAAGTAGGAATGACCAATTCCATTCCGAACAGCGTGTCATTTTTGGAATTATTTAAGGCAAAAGAAGTGGACGAACTCGATATTTCAGGCAACTGGCAAACGAGAGAATCGGCTAAGTCACTTGCTGTTCCCATCGGTTTAAAAGGGAAAGAGGATTTAGTTGAGCTGAACCTTCATGAAAAGGCACATGGACCGCATGGACTTTTAGCAGGGACAACGGGATCAGGGAAGAGTGAATTTTTACAAACGTATATTTTATCGCTAGCCGTACATTTCCACCCTCATGAAGTGGCTTTTCTCCTCATTGACTACAAGGGTGGGGGAATGGCACAGCCGTTTAAAAATATGCCTCATTTACTTGGAACGATTACAAATATTGAGGGAAGCCAGAACTTTAGCGCCCGGGCACTCGCTTCGATTCGAAGTGAGCTTAAGCGCAGGCAGCGCCTCTTTGATCGCTATGAAGTAAATCATATTAATGATTACACGGATCTTTATAAGCAACAGCAGGCTGAAGAGCCGCTCCCTCATCTGTTTTTAATTTCTGATGAATTTGCGGAGTTAAAAAGCGAGGAGCCAGAGTTTATTCATGAGCTTGTCAGTGCGGCGCGTATTGGGCGAAGCTTAGGGGTTCATTTAATTTTAGCGACGCAAAAGCCAGGTGGGGTTATTGATGATCAAATCTGGAGTAATGCGCGCTTTAAAGTCGCCCTTAAGGTTCAGGATGCAACAGACAGTAAAGAAATTATAAAAAATGCGGATGCCGCCTCTATTACCGTTACGGGTCGTGGTTACCTGCAGGTCGGAAACAATGAAGTATACGAGCTGTTTCAGTCCGCGTGGAGCGGAGCACCGTACATGGAGGACAGCTTCGATACGGAGGACGAGGTAGCAATTGTTACCGATTTAGGGCTAATCCCGCTATCGGATGTGTCTGCACAGCCGACGAAAAAGAAGCAGGTTCAATCTGAAATTGAGGTTATTGTTGATCGAATTGAAGAGGTGCAGCATGAGCTTGGGATTAGAAAGCTAAACAGTCCGTGGCTTCCACCGCTTGAAGAACGTCTTTACCGATCACAGTATGAATCTGATCAGGAAGATGAGTTCCCGATTGGCTTAGTGGATGAACCAGAAAAGCAAAGTCAAGAGTCTTATAGCTATCGGATGATGGACGGTGGTAATATTGGGATTTTTGGATCATCCGGTTACGGAAAATCCTTTACTGCGATGTCACTCCTGATGAGTTTCGCAGAGCGCTACACGCCTGAGGAGCTTCACTACTATATCTTTGACTTTGGAAATGGGACGCTTTTACCACTTCGCCAGCTTCCACATACCGCTGACTATTTCCTAATGGATCAGGAGCGTAAAATTGAGAAATTTGTGGGGATTTTGAAGCAGGAAATGGCAAGACGTAAGCAGCTCTTCCAAAAGCGTGAGGTAAGCAATATTAAAATGTACAATACGCTAAGCGATGAAGAGCTACCGATCATTTTTATTACGATCGACAATTTTGACTTGGTCAAAGATGAGATGTCTGACTTGGAGATGCAGTTTACGCAGTTTGTACGTGACGGTCAGTCGCTCGGAATCTATATGATTTTTACAGCGACCCGCATTAACTCTGTCCGTCAATCACTCATGAATAACTTAAAAACAAAGGTCGTTCATTACCTGATGGATAGCTCAGAGTCTTATTCAGTTTTAGGAAGAGTGCCATATAAACTAGAAGCAATACCAGGCCGAGCAATTATCAAAACAGATAACGCCTTTTTTGCTCAAATGTTCTTACCAGCTGATGGAGAAAATGACTTTGACATTTCAGAGCGTATCAAACAAGACGTACAAGCACTAAAAGCGAAGTATAGCGAACAGGAAATGCCAGATCCAGTGCCAATGCTGTCTGCTGAGCTTCATTTAGATGAACTACTAGAGCATCGCAGAACTGTACATGATATTGGGGTTGTCCCACTTGGCCTTGATGAAGAAACCGTTCGTCCGGTTCACATGAGCTTTAAGAAAAATAAACATTTCTTAATCATGGGACCAGGGTTTAAAGGAAAAACCAATGCCGTGAAGTTGTTTTTAACCACCGCTATGTCACAAGGAATTCACCATATTGGGTTATTTGATTCCATTGACCGAGGCTTGACCGCTTACGCAGGAGAAGAGCAAATTCAGTATGTCGAAACAAAAGAGCAAATCGTGGCTTGGCTTGATGCCACAGAAGCAACGTTACAAGAACGTGAACAGCAGTACTTGGATGCCGTTCATCAGGGGACGGTACAAAACCTATCCTATACGCCAATTCTTCTTGTGATTGATGGGTTTGGACGATTCCAAAAAACCATTGATGCTCTTCTGCAAGAACGTATTACAAAGCTAATGAAAAACTATGGTCACTTAGGATTTAATTTAGTGGCAGCGGGTGTTCCAGCAGATTTCTCAAAGGGCTTCGATGCATTAACAACGGAGCTCAAGCAGGTATCTCAAGCACTGCTGCTAATGAAAAAATCCGAACAAACTCTCTTTACGCTGTCGTATGATCGCAGAGAGCCAGATATTAATCCTGGATTTGGATATTTCGTTGAAAATGGTAAAGCAACGCGCATTCAAATCCCATTATGCACTGTTGAAAGGAAGATCTTAACATGAGTGAGAAGCAAAGGTACGGCGTTAAGCTCGTATTAGCCATCGTTTTAATACTGGCGCTTCCGGCTCTGTTTTTCCAATATGTTGGTGACAACCCACTAAAAGTATCTGATACCGCTTCAGGTCAGATTGCAGTGGTAAACGAGGACCGAGGTGTTGGAGGAACGGATGGGGGAAAAGAGGTTGATTTCGGAGCAAAAGTGGCTCCGATTTTGCAAAAGGATTCGCAATACGAGTGGAAAAACGTGACCCGCTCGGTTGCGAATCAAGGATTAAAAAGCGGACAATACGAGGCGGTTGTCTACATTCCGTCAAATTACTCAAGCAGTGCTCTTACGTATACGGATAATCGTCCTGAAAAGGCAAGTCTTCAGTATCGTGTCCAAAGCCGCCTCACGTCTGTTGATAAGCAGAAGGTCGTGCGTGAGCTAGAAGCGGCGTCATCAAAAGCAAGTAATGAGATTACATCTCGCTACTGGAACTACGTCGCACAAGAAATGGATGATGTGCGCGGAAAGTTTGACAACATTTTAGATAAGGAAATCAAGTTCCAAAAGACGATGCTTGCGTTTTACAAGCCAGGGTCGAAGGATTTAGCAGGAGAGCTTGATAACCAAAAGAAAACGCTCGAACAGATTCAAGAAAGTGTAAAAAATGCGGAAAAAGGATCAGCGACTCGAAAAGAAGACGTTCAGCAAATTGAAGCGAACCTAGAAAGCTTTGTACAATATGTCGATCAATACAAGGCTTATCAAGAAGCGCAGGATTCTTTATTGCAGCAAGCACAGGCAGCAAGTCTGCAAAGCTTGCAAACAAGCATTCAGCATGTAGGAGAGAACCAAGAAGGCATTCAAGCGCTATTCCAAGATCAAACAAGCCAAGTGTCGAGTAGCATTTCATCATTAGAGCAACAGCTACAGGCACAGTCACAGATGGCAGAGGAGCTTCAAGTAGCACAGGCAGACAAGTCTGCTACACAGGAAAGCGATTTGAAGACGTTTAATAACGATTTATTAGATCAGTATCGCCAGCAAGAAGCAATCACAGCGTTTAACGAGCTAGAGGAAAAGCTTATGCCGCTTCGAAAGGAGCTACAAGTACCAACTCCTGAAGAGCCAGACCCTGAAGTTCCAGGAGACGGGGGTACAACGCCACCAGGAGATGGAGGTACAACGCCACCCGTAGACGGAGGCACAACACCACCAGGAGATGGGGGCACAACGCCACCAGGAGACGGGGGCACGACACCACCCGGAGATGGGGGTACAACGCCACCCGGAGACGGGGGCACGACACCACCCGGAGATGGGGGCACAACGCCACCAGGAGACGGAGGTACAACACCACCAGGAGATGGGGGTACAACGCCACCAGACAACGGGCCGTCATTTGAAGCGGAACGTGCAGAGTTAACGGCTCTTGCAGCAAAGGTATCCGAAACGAAAAAGAAGCTTGAAGAAATGACGGGTGAAAAAACACCAGAAGTAACGGAAGCGATTGAATCCTTAACGGATGTTGCCGCTCGCATTGAGGCAGTAGAGAAAAAATTAGCCGAACAAGCATCAGCACCATCAGATTCATCTGAGCTACAGCAAAAGTACGATGACTTACAGAAGCGATTTGCAGAAGTACAGAAGCAGCTGTTAGAGCTACAGCAACAGCAAAACAACGGTGATTTACAGAAGCTGCAAAAAGCGTATGATGAATTATCAGCAAACTACAACGATTTGAATGAACGATACGAAGCTTTAAAAGCTTTTGTAGATGATATGACAAAACTACCTGATGAACGCAAGGAAGACGTGGCGACCATTGTCGCGTTAATCAAGCAAAAAGAAGAGCGCATTCAGTCGTCTTACCTTCTATCAGACGAGCGCAAACAGCGACTTCAAGAGGAATTTAGTCCAGTCATTCAAACGTCCGATATTAAAGCGTTGATTGATTATAATGACTACCTTTCAAAATATGAACAGGCACTAAATCAAGTAAGCC includes:
- the esaA gene encoding type VII secretion protein EsaA, with amino-acid sequence MSEKQRYGVKLVLAIVLILALPALFFQYVGDNPLKVSDTASGQIAVVNEDRGVGGTDGGKEVDFGAKVAPILQKDSQYEWKNVTRSVANQGLKSGQYEAVVYIPSNYSSSALTYTDNRPEKASLQYRVQSRLTSVDKQKVVRELEAASSKASNEITSRYWNYVAQEMDDVRGKFDNILDKEIKFQKTMLAFYKPGSKDLAGELDNQKKTLEQIQESVKNAEKGSATRKEDVQQIEANLESFVQYVDQYKAYQEAQDSLLQQAQAASLQSLQTSIQHVGENQEGIQALFQDQTSQVSSSISSLEQQLQAQSQMAEELQVAQADKSATQESDLKTFNNDLLDQYRQQEAITAFNELEEKLMPLRKELQVPTPEEPDPEVPGDGGTTPPGDGGTTPPVDGGTTPPGDGGTTPPGDGGTTPPGDGGTTPPGDGGTTPPGDGGTTPPGDGGTTPPGDGGTTPPDNGPSFEAERAELTALAAKVSETKKKLEEMTGEKTPEVTEAIESLTDVAARIEAVEKKLAEQASAPSDSSELQQKYDDLQKRFAEVQKQLLELQQQQNNGDLQKLQKAYDELSANYNDLNERYEALKAFVDDMTKLPDERKEDVATIVALIKQKEERIQSSYLLSDERKQRLQEEFSPVIQTSDIKALIDYNDYLSKYEQALNQVSRTDTKSVLLNSDGTNERVGSIVYGTGNTEELGNSLKENVDASKDQSTNLNDVVANFVEQYQQTIAQEQSTMITDLTQVQDRANTMTEILQQTNDPKQEADPNVGGLVSLQRSMGQELQGMNSLIESLGERQDKVVTYTGDLQKRVNDVQAKADELNTKWAKNVDSTKLVHGDVYKILSNTSINGQPNNYVYNYLANPVQIKGDVPAEKIKEVPPVVIMVIILISSLLIGYFSHYYRKAPLLVRAALFGLLNLIVGLMISIFSLNIYTLSDDRSIQWSVYTILLLVATSLIVQLAFLASNFVGWIVTVILILFFITPLLTLSMPNFGYEDPVSKVYMSIQYDTHTLFTSAVIALVGLIVILAALPAVVRFMKSNNHRVESDETYDA
- the essB gene encoding type VII secretion protein EssB, yielding MSEKKPTYLEQQIDAEIIKEKGTYTFTFQREKIRLDQAIEVELLKEIDPLFKREIVTNENELRVIVHTQEQDKPFQALKGRLDLQRWMFGHQLVEKVRDHAYTRLHLVVCPENIVFNKGMEPFFLHYGVKESLPPYEKNEERLFNELKATVAAAVDTKYSFFQYLTQHKTLQLSEDTKRIIECDTTTSLLHVLEERIDQIDRHERSLVRMPKKKWNWLRYSTIGLSVLLIPAVAYIVYALFFQQPKQEAFMDANKAFIQENYSAVADALEAYDVDEMPMLIKYELSRSYVMNKNLPQEATANILNAITLQSDEDYLNYWIYIGRGEGKAALDIARTIDERDLIIMALNTYTSELKSDNDLAVDERQQKLDEVKQELTEFKDEIKKEEEEAAKQAEEENESSSPSTPAQTAPAKPSTTQPSKPAQNQPAGQKPATEKPATGANNPS
- the essC gene encoding type VII secretion protein EssC, whose protein sequence is MMLWIFHNEAYQQLAIDPTTFRLATIGPSYDDTITVSSFSFEKGEITITKNDDTGGLSLSQGDKVVGELVAYEPLRLSEGDQLITLLVTPSPVNKGTYYIGKHPELFLSGEHGTIVQTESLIHEGQDVKLLRLGTSWTLFPGRSPVYVNGNVVHEEHSLQAGDLIFWSAMTLRLVEDDLLEVISWRDFETTLSVTEQPISEMKKKYPFYRRTPRMMYDLPDDKVQLSFPIQDNDDGGRSLWLTILPPLVMMVVMGVVAIIQPRGLFMIVSVMMFTTTLVVSTVQYFKDKKMRREKKERRTRIYSKYLENKREELYHVSESQRDILHYHFPTFDRMKYLTQQISDRIWERTVEHEDFLEVRLGVGSVPASYTISMNNADMSNREMDELMEQSQELEKIYREVQNAPVTAHLGHGAMGIIGKKTTVKKELQQMIGQLAFAHSYHDVRFVLIFDEADYSEWEWLKWLPHFQLPHTYAKGFIYNEQSRDQLLSSIYELIRERDLSEEKEKRVFLPHFVFIIANQSLIADHVILEYLEGEHPHLGFSTIFATEAKESLTEHIHTLIRYVNEEKGEILIQRKKAVTIPFALDQHRTEDNEPYARMLRTLIHQVGMTNSIPNSVSFLELFKAKEVDELDISGNWQTRESAKSLAVPIGLKGKEDLVELNLHEKAHGPHGLLAGTTGSGKSEFLQTYILSLAVHFHPHEVAFLLIDYKGGGMAQPFKNMPHLLGTITNIEGSQNFSARALASIRSELKRRQRLFDRYEVNHINDYTDLYKQQQAEEPLPHLFLISDEFAELKSEEPEFIHELVSAARIGRSLGVHLILATQKPGGVIDDQIWSNARFKVALKVQDATDSKEIIKNADAASITVTGRGYLQVGNNEVYELFQSAWSGAPYMEDSFDTEDEVAIVTDLGLIPLSDVSAQPTKKKQVQSEIEVIVDRIEEVQHELGIRKLNSPWLPPLEERLYRSQYESDQEDEFPIGLVDEPEKQSQESYSYRMMDGGNIGIFGSSGYGKSFTAMSLLMSFAERYTPEELHYYIFDFGNGTLLPLRQLPHTADYFLMDQERKIEKFVGILKQEMARRKQLFQKREVSNIKMYNTLSDEELPIIFITIDNFDLVKDEMSDLEMQFTQFVRDGQSLGIYMIFTATRINSVRQSLMNNLKTKVVHYLMDSSESYSVLGRVPYKLEAIPGRAIIKTDNAFFAQMFLPADGENDFDISERIKQDVQALKAKYSEQEMPDPVPMLSAELHLDELLEHRRTVHDIGVVPLGLDEETVRPVHMSFKKNKHFLIMGPGFKGKTNAVKLFLTTAMSQGIHHIGLFDSIDRGLTAYAGEEQIQYVETKEQIVAWLDATEATLQEREQQYLDAVHQGTVQNLSYTPILLVIDGFGRFQKTIDALLQERITKLMKNYGHLGFNLVAAGVPADFSKGFDALTTELKQVSQALLLMKKSEQTLFTLSYDRREPDINPGFGYFVENGKATRIQIPLCTVERKILT